A single window of Rhodamnia argentea isolate NSW1041297 chromosome 5, ASM2092103v1, whole genome shotgun sequence DNA harbors:
- the LOC115747440 gene encoding uncharacterized protein LOC115747440, whose protein sequence is MALASASATSRTSILSSHARTPLNIVAPPPSPKLQKLRAFHPFPTSGLHCNSFSLSQQARLSSSPCASPSIANSPIPGVKVPESTADTWVEFARNISGEWDGFGADFSSEGKPIELPESVVPEAYREWEVKVFDWQTQCPTLANAEERVLNYKVIKLLPTVGCEADAATRYSIDERCVGEAEGIASAFAYQSSGCYVSVWPMEDKVTDKMLEVEFCLINPQDRESRVRITQVIHVSNNKVLLKGVRVFCEQWYGPFKNGDQLGGCSIRDSAFASTPAMPASNVVGVWQGPTSTANFHSSQDKLMELMEVGVQRLVRDDSKLVLLPKQLWCSLRERENGETCSEAGWLFDNGRAITSRCILSSEAEAKEISIALETASFG, encoded by the exons ATGGCATTGGCATCAGCCTCTGCAACGAGCAGGACTTCCATACTATCTTCCCACGCGAGGACGCCCCTCAATATTGTTGCTCCTCCGCCATCGCCGAAGCTTCAAAAGCTTCGGGCTTTTCACCCTTTCCCCACTTCTGGCCTTCACTGCAATTCCTTCTCTCTGTCACAGCAAGCTCGGCTTTCTTCGAGCCCTTGTGCTTCACCGTCCATAGCCAACTCTCCAATCCCAGGTGTCAAAGTTCCTGAGAGTACCGCTGATA CCTGGGTAGAATTCGCCAGAAACATATCTGGTGAGTGGGATGGGTTCGGGGCGGACTTCTCCAGCGAAGGGAAGCCAATTGAGCTTCCTGAGTCGGTTGTGCCCGAAGCTTACAGGGAGTGGGAGGTGAAAGTGTTTGATTGGCAGACTCAGTGCCCTACTCTTGCAAATGCTGAAGAACGTGTTCTTAATTACAAGGTGATTAAGTTGCTTCCCACCGTGGGATGTGAAGCCGATGCAGCCACACGCTATAGCATCGATGAGAGATGTGTTGGAGAAGCAGAAGGCATAGCTTCTGCATTTGCCTATCAATCTAGCGGCTGTTATGTTTCTGTTTGGCCAATGGAAGACAAGGTCACGGATAAGATGTTGGAGGTGGAGTTTTGTTTGATTAATCCCCAAGACCGGGAGTCCCGTGTGAGGATAACTCAGGTCATACATGTGTCCAACAACAAGGTTCTGCTTAAAGGTGTTAGGGTTTTTTGCGAGCAATGGTATGGGCCATTTAAAAACGGTGACCAACTGGGGGGATGTTCTATCCGCGATTCTGCTTTTGCATCTACTCCTGCCATGCCGGCTTCTAATGTTGTCGGTGTTTGGCAGGGCCCCACTTCTACGGCAAATTTCCACAGTTCTCAAGAT AAACTCATGGAACTTATGGAAGTTGGTGTACAAAGATTGGTGAGAGACGATAGCAAGCTGGTGTTGCTTCCAAAACAATTGTGGTGTTCActtagagaaagagaaaatggtgaaacgTGTAGTGAGGCTGGATGGCTGTTTGATAATGGGCGTGCTATCACATCAAGATGCATATTATCAAGTGAAGCAGAAGCAAAG GAGATCTCGATAGCACTTGAAACCGCATCATTTGGATAA